Proteins co-encoded in one Pyxidicoccus xibeiensis genomic window:
- a CDS encoding serine/threonine protein kinase has translation MVFSRPPAYPPGIVLFRREGIAYELVQDLGLGSHGERVALALKRGKGQADLGRVIIKTLGLPALTNATKEARQRLVEEVQLATFLHHQNIARVHGLHESKGALHVITEAVSGRSLESLLNLVHGRGRYFSEPFMLHIGAQVAAALAHAHGSRDAKGKPLHIVHRAIDPTRIRVKLSGKAKLTDFGLASAHLPGRRTVRVPRARGDAYYTSPEVLLGEPEDTRSDLFVLGLMLLEFATGRHLLCPPDLLPREMVQMLSEKEKERLGDAIARAQDEWTEPDMGELVLRAATFTPEDVAQATQGLSEPVRAFFSKMLRRAPSERFASATEVENRLRKLLHERKDYGHAEAAAELHKALVDAGEALAADAEPGAGRVLHPDAVSTEPGAPGA, from the coding sequence ATGGTGTTCTCTCGCCCCCCGGCGTACCCGCCGGGCATCGTCCTCTTTCGCCGCGAAGGCATCGCCTACGAGCTGGTTCAAGACCTGGGGCTCGGCAGCCATGGCGAGCGCGTCGCCCTGGCCCTGAAACGCGGCAAGGGGCAGGCGGACTTGGGCCGGGTCATCATCAAAACGCTGGGCCTTCCAGCCCTCACCAATGCCACGAAAGAGGCTCGCCAGCGGCTGGTCGAGGAAGTGCAATTGGCCACGTTCCTGCATCATCAGAACATCGCCCGCGTCCATGGGCTGCACGAATCCAAAGGGGCCCTCCACGTCATCACGGAGGCCGTCAGCGGGCGCTCCCTGGAAAGTCTCCTCAATCTGGTCCATGGGCGCGGGCGCTACTTCTCCGAACCCTTCATGCTCCACATCGGCGCGCAGGTGGCAGCCGCCCTGGCCCACGCGCACGGCAGCCGCGACGCGAAGGGAAAGCCGCTGCACATCGTCCACCGTGCGATTGACCCCACCCGCATCCGTGTGAAGCTGAGCGGCAAGGCGAAGCTGACGGACTTCGGGCTCGCGTCCGCGCACCTGCCCGGGCGGCGCACCGTGCGCGTGCCGCGTGCCAGAGGGGACGCCTATTACACATCCCCGGAAGTGCTGTTGGGGGAGCCTGAAGACACCCGCTCGGATTTGTTCGTGCTCGGGCTGATGTTGCTGGAGTTCGCCACCGGTCGTCACCTGCTCTGCCCCCCGGACCTGCTGCCACGCGAGATGGTGCAGATGCTCTCGGAGAAGGAAAAGGAACGACTCGGGGACGCCATCGCACGGGCGCAAGACGAATGGACCGAGCCGGACATGGGGGAGCTTGTGCTGCGGGCCGCCACCTTCACGCCGGAGGACGTGGCGCAGGCGACGCAAGGACTGTCAGAACCCGTGCGGGCCTTCTTCTCCAAGATGCTGCGGCGCGCTCCGTCGGAGCGGTTCGCTTCTGCAACGGAGGTAGAGAACCGGCTGCGCAAGCTACTGCACGAGCGCAAGGACTACGGCCACGCTGAAGCAGCGGCGGAGCTACACAAAGCGCTAGTTGACGCGGGGGAGGCATTGGCAGCCGACGCGGAGCCCGGCGCAGGGCGGGTGCTGCATCCGGACGCGGTTTCCACCGAGCCCGGCGCCCCGGGAGCGTGA
- a CDS encoding DUF2381 family protein has product MSPLPGLVLALLSLVAWTAAAQSPTERTVRVRRVPLTGSPVDVRVAPGIPITLNFDADIDTQKVELDDSGSVNLLAVSVRSLTLMPVAELGKAVALRVRFVDACSALEPVFSLRTDAAEVDAQVTTYRDARAPELLLAQVGELEARTAACDAEVAALRERGGATGPASWVLSGQIGESGVKVAPLKCPRGASAGGVECGPSRRILADTWVVVSVPLRNPPGRPVWKPGKAWLVNESRRERISARVVALEPEALAPESEGTLAVEFARPPERPGEVYRVEVREAEGSRHLSVPGVTVDDALKPAQKEHGP; this is encoded by the coding sequence GTGTCACCACTTCCCGGGCTGGTTCTGGCGCTACTTTCCCTGGTGGCATGGACTGCGGCTGCCCAGTCACCCACCGAGCGCACGGTGCGGGTTCGCCGTGTCCCCTTGACGGGCTCACCCGTTGACGTGCGCGTGGCGCCCGGCATCCCCATCACGCTGAATTTCGACGCGGACATCGACACACAGAAGGTGGAGCTGGACGACTCGGGGAGCGTCAACCTGCTCGCCGTCTCCGTTCGGTCCCTCACGCTGATGCCCGTGGCGGAGCTGGGCAAGGCGGTCGCGCTGCGCGTGCGCTTCGTAGATGCCTGCTCCGCTCTGGAGCCCGTCTTCTCGCTGCGCACGGACGCGGCGGAAGTGGACGCGCAGGTGACGACCTACCGCGACGCACGCGCCCCGGAACTGCTGTTGGCACAGGTGGGTGAGCTGGAAGCGCGAACCGCTGCGTGTGACGCGGAGGTGGCCGCGCTGCGCGAGCGAGGCGGGGCCACCGGTCCGGCTTCCTGGGTGCTTTCAGGCCAGATTGGCGAAAGCGGCGTCAAGGTTGCTCCGCTGAAATGCCCGCGCGGCGCCAGCGCGGGCGGAGTGGAGTGCGGACCCTCGCGGCGCATCCTCGCGGACACGTGGGTGGTGGTGTCCGTGCCGTTGCGAAACCCGCCGGGGCGGCCGGTGTGGAAGCCGGGCAAAGCGTGGCTTGTGAACGAATCCCGCCGCGAGCGCATTTCGGCGCGTGTGGTGGCCCTGGAGCCCGAAGCTCTGGCGCCCGAGTCTGAGGGGACGCTCGCGGTGGAATTCGCACGCCCGCCGGAGCGCCCGGGGGAGGTCTACCGGGTGGAAGTGCGGGAAGCGGAGGGCTCGCGGCACCTCTCCGTTCCGGGCGTGACGGTGGATGATGCGCTGAAGCCAGCGCAGAAGGAGCACGGACCATGA
- a CDS encoding serine/threonine protein kinase, translating to MTTAQPLGFLRPGALIDSFRIVKALGEGANGMVLLVKRRGRQFALKLARRREVSDDAAKTNQRMTRELGCLIHLEHPNIIRARAWGHFPDLIGDYSYLVLDYVDGWTLAEWLEKKRPTFKQVARVFMKLADALDYMHRQGVFHRDISLSNVLIRKDDGEPFIVDFGAGDFANARELTEGPLPPGTNRFRTPEAVTFWNDHRLDFSARYPFHAKDDQYALAVCLYDALTDAETAKNAEQRAARRITVNSPAMGPPPASQAVNPRVPEALSALVTGAVEHDTAKRLPTLEALRSGLEALADAGGAEWDAAVFAPAASAPPEGAAARVRGRRRMVAAAGAVVVAAVAALSLLHEPLPPPEARSLPAPVGVPHTRAPDALPPSPAAPPAAEIPSPAPVASAQKESPTVSAPKPPPRQPTPKQPKPAPRPAFTPELLAKCAGYTLAAQLAAGCPAPQVRPEREECSAEAVRTMQSMRASDGAAFHLVLDENQPGGTNTAGVFRTGKYTGQFASKWGAFQKGWRVEGYLWTEGETVVGRYTRVFPPAGARDAGDRPLPGEIPVCIVLGNNGGLEKGEGSKPGAVVLSRMEIVRFIYGEWTQP from the coding sequence ATGACCACGGCGCAACCCCTGGGCTTTCTCAGGCCCGGCGCACTCATTGACTCTTTCCGCATCGTCAAGGCGCTCGGGGAGGGCGCCAACGGCATGGTGCTGCTGGTGAAGCGGCGTGGGCGGCAATTTGCCCTCAAGCTGGCCCGGCGCCGCGAAGTCAGCGACGACGCGGCGAAAACCAACCAGCGCATGACGCGGGAGCTGGGCTGCCTCATCCACCTGGAGCACCCGAACATTATCCGCGCCCGGGCCTGGGGCCACTTCCCCGACCTGATTGGGGATTACTCCTACCTCGTGCTGGACTACGTGGATGGCTGGACGCTGGCCGAGTGGTTGGAGAAAAAGCGCCCCACCTTCAAGCAGGTGGCGCGCGTATTCATGAAGCTGGCGGACGCGCTGGACTACATGCACCGCCAGGGCGTCTTCCACCGGGACATCTCCTTGTCCAACGTCCTCATCCGCAAGGACGACGGGGAGCCCTTCATCGTGGACTTCGGCGCGGGCGATTTCGCCAATGCACGGGAGTTGACCGAGGGGCCCCTTCCCCCGGGTACCAACCGCTTCCGCACACCCGAGGCGGTGACCTTCTGGAACGACCACCGGCTGGACTTCAGTGCTCGCTATCCCTTCCATGCCAAGGATGATCAATACGCGCTCGCGGTGTGCCTGTATGACGCGCTGACGGACGCGGAAACGGCGAAGAACGCGGAGCAACGCGCCGCGCGGCGCATCACCGTCAACAGCCCCGCCATGGGCCCGCCCCCGGCGTCCCAAGCGGTAAACCCACGCGTTCCCGAAGCGCTCAGCGCCTTGGTGACCGGGGCGGTGGAGCACGACACGGCGAAACGGTTGCCCACGCTGGAGGCCCTGCGCAGCGGGCTGGAAGCGTTGGCGGACGCGGGCGGCGCGGAATGGGACGCGGCGGTGTTCGCGCCCGCCGCGAGCGCACCGCCCGAGGGCGCCGCTGCTCGGGTGCGGGGCAGGCGGCGCATGGTCGCCGCTGCGGGCGCGGTGGTGGTGGCGGCTGTGGCGGCCCTCTCGCTGCTGCACGAACCTTTACCACCCCCCGAAGCGCGCAGCCTCCCGGCCCCCGTGGGCGTCCCGCATACGCGGGCGCCTGACGCGCTACCTCCTTCCCCCGCCGCGCCGCCCGCTGCTGAAATACCGTCACCGGCCCCCGTGGCCTCTGCTCAGAAGGAATCTCCCACCGTGAGTGCCCCCAAGCCTCCCCCGCGTCAGCCCACCCCGAAGCAGCCCAAGCCCGCCCCCCGCCCCGCCTTCACCCCGGAGCTTCTGGCCAAGTGCGCGGGGTACACGCTCGCCGCTCAGTTGGCGGCGGGTTGCCCGGCGCCCCAGGTGCGGCCGGAACGCGAGGAATGCTCGGCGGAAGCGGTCAGAACGATGCAATCGATGCGGGCCAGTGATGGCGCTGCTTTCCATCTAGTGCTCGACGAGAACCAACCCGGCGGCACCAACACAGCTGGCGTTTTCCGTACCGGAAAATACACGGGGCAGTTCGCATCAAAATGGGGCGCCTTCCAGAAGGGTTGGCGAGTGGAGGGCTACCTCTGGACGGAAGGGGAAACCGTTGTTGGCCGGTACACCCGTGTGTTTCCTCCGGCTGGAGCGAGGGACGCCGGTGACAGGCCGCTGCCGGGGGAGATTCCCGTCTGCATCGTCCTTGGAAATAACGGCGGTCTGGAGAAGGGAGAGGGCTCCAAGCCCGGTGCCGTAGTGCTCTCGCGCATGGAAATCGTCCGGTTCATTTATGGTGAGTGGACGCAGCCCTAG
- a CDS encoding AHH domain-containing protein, producing the protein MKLHRAVALLLLPLLTGCATARVVRLETDRGEVLTFTPRTDEAGPVELEEDEFKEALSEHARTRRPPAHPQEAARRLFDMDARGGTYLFDARTRRVTPLGPGEHLEGEFSEADVELTRAYLRWCERTGRKGDCLRLLTGGPTVNGDGRYALAMALAQNAVNEEMLEAFRDMADPHAMLAAALWTGTLYLILWTVPEPVSKSLAAVMTATLVVYLGVDTFWGLITGFRRLVEEADRARTFDELRDAGERYGKVMGRNAARAFAMLATVAIGNTAAGFAGKVPTLPGSAQASMQAGSQAGIVLSAVGEVQMVAVTGEAVTMALASGAVSTTARGMGGEAVGPVDAKGHDHHIATDKWWDSTNSGGPWSPRFQRIFDKAGMSLNDPANIVNVKGHKGPHPEEYHEKIFERLVGATRTCRSIQQCRVALTAELKRLSRQIATPGTELNNLVTRSQ; encoded by the coding sequence ATGAAACTGCATCGCGCCGTCGCGTTGTTGCTCTTGCCCCTGCTGACCGGCTGCGCCACGGCGCGTGTGGTGCGCTTGGAGACGGACCGGGGTGAGGTTCTCACCTTCACCCCCCGCACCGACGAAGCAGGGCCCGTTGAATTGGAAGAGGACGAATTCAAAGAGGCCCTGTCCGAGCACGCGCGAACCCGGCGGCCTCCAGCTCACCCGCAAGAGGCCGCCCGGCGGCTATTCGATATGGACGCGCGTGGGGGAACGTACCTCTTCGATGCGCGCACCCGCCGGGTCACGCCGCTTGGGCCGGGCGAGCACCTGGAGGGGGAGTTCTCGGAAGCAGACGTGGAGCTGACGCGCGCCTACCTGCGCTGGTGCGAACGTACAGGGAGGAAGGGAGATTGCCTGCGCTTGCTGACGGGTGGCCCCACGGTGAACGGGGATGGTCGTTACGCGCTGGCCATGGCGCTCGCCCAAAACGCGGTGAACGAAGAGATGTTAGAGGCGTTCAGGGACATGGCCGACCCGCACGCCATGCTGGCGGCAGCGTTGTGGACGGGCACGCTGTATCTAATCTTATGGACGGTGCCCGAGCCGGTGAGTAAGAGCTTGGCCGCTGTCATGACGGCCACGTTGGTTGTCTACCTGGGGGTGGACACGTTCTGGGGCCTGATTACGGGCTTCCGGCGGTTGGTGGAAGAGGCGGACCGGGCCCGTACGTTTGACGAACTCCGCGACGCTGGAGAGCGGTACGGCAAGGTGATGGGGCGCAACGCGGCGCGCGCATTCGCCATGCTTGCCACGGTGGCCATCGGAAATACGGCGGCAGGGTTCGCGGGCAAAGTGCCGACGCTGCCCGGCTCGGCGCAAGCATCCATGCAGGCTGGTTCCCAGGCGGGTATCGTGCTGTCCGCCGTGGGCGAAGTGCAGATGGTGGCGGTGACGGGCGAAGCGGTCACCATGGCGCTCGCCTCTGGCGCGGTCTCCACGACGGCGCGGGGTATGGGCGGCGAGGCTGTCGGTCCGGTGGACGCGAAGGGACACGATCACCACATCGCTACGGACAAGTGGTGGGACTCCACGAATAGCGGTGGCCCGTGGTCACCACGGTTTCAGAGGATCTTCGATAAGGCGGGCATGTCGCTGAACGACCCGGCCAACATCGTCAACGTTAAGGGGCACAAGGGCCCTCACCCGGAGGAGTATCACGAGAAGATTTTCGAGCGACTGGTTGGTGCAACGCGCACATGCCGCAGTATTCAGCAGTGCCGCGTAGCACTAACCGCAGAACTTAAGAGGTTGTCACGGCAGATCGCTACACCTGGAACCGAACTAAACAACTTGGTGACCCGGAGCCAATGA
- a CDS encoding IS701 family transposase — translation MTPAQMRKLDRELREYFESMVEGMGRQERRRALELYLTGLLLDGERKSVEPMAGRLVEDIRQREAVRQRLQQCVSVADWSDDEMRRRLALKLEAELPKLEALVVDDTGFPKKGEHSAGVARQYSGTLGRTDNCQVAVSLHLAGERGSGCIAMRLYLPEEWTLSRKRCKAAGIPSQVRFQKKWQIALEQLDAALEWGVGKHVVLADAGYGDAREFRDGMRERGLHYLMGVQGTHKVWPPGAKPQKPEKVQGKNGRPRTRYVAEGVQPWTIEDLALQLPPEEFHLVRWREGSRGEQSSRFAAVRVQTAERHVQRAPPSEEVWLLIEWPKEEKAPTKYSLSSLPADTPLKELVRLSKLRWRVERDYQELKGEVGLDHFEGRTWRGFHHHATLCMVAHGFLALRRALFPPEENTLDAARSAPPPSAPAAAPHRPLPALPAQHRRPRTSSRAVTNLIR, via the coding sequence ATGACGCCCGCGCAGATGCGCAAGCTCGACCGAGAGCTGCGCGAGTACTTCGAGTCGATGGTGGAAGGCATGGGCCGGCAGGAACGGCGCCGCGCCTTAGAGCTCTACCTCACCGGCCTGCTATTGGATGGGGAGCGCAAGAGCGTGGAGCCCATGGCCGGACGGCTGGTGGAGGACATCCGCCAGCGAGAGGCGGTGAGGCAGCGGCTGCAGCAGTGCGTGTCGGTGGCGGACTGGAGCGACGACGAGATGCGCCGTCGGCTGGCGCTGAAGCTGGAGGCCGAACTGCCCAAGCTTGAGGCGCTGGTGGTGGATGACACGGGCTTTCCCAAGAAGGGAGAGCACTCGGCGGGCGTGGCTCGGCAGTACTCGGGAACGCTGGGGCGGACGGATAACTGCCAGGTGGCCGTCAGTCTGCATCTGGCTGGGGAGAGGGGCAGTGGCTGCATCGCGATGCGGCTGTACCTGCCTGAGGAGTGGACGCTCAGCAGAAAGCGCTGCAAGGCCGCGGGCATCCCATCGCAGGTGCGTTTCCAGAAGAAGTGGCAGATAGCGCTGGAGCAGTTGGATGCGGCGCTGGAGTGGGGCGTGGGAAAGCACGTGGTGCTGGCCGACGCCGGGTACGGGGATGCGCGGGAGTTCCGCGACGGGATGCGCGAGCGCGGCTTGCACTACCTGATGGGCGTGCAGGGCACGCATAAGGTATGGCCGCCGGGGGCGAAGCCTCAGAAGCCCGAGAAGGTACAAGGGAAGAACGGACGGCCTCGCACGCGCTACGTGGCTGAGGGAGTGCAGCCCTGGACCATCGAGGACCTGGCGCTGCAGTTGCCGCCAGAGGAGTTCCACCTCGTTCGCTGGCGCGAGGGGAGCCGGGGCGAGCAGTCCTCGCGGTTCGCCGCGGTGCGGGTGCAGACGGCCGAGAGACACGTCCAACGCGCTCCTCCGAGCGAAGAGGTGTGGCTGCTCATCGAGTGGCCCAAGGAGGAGAAGGCCCCGACGAAGTACTCGCTCTCGTCGCTGCCTGCGGACACGCCGCTCAAGGAGTTGGTGCGCTTGTCCAAGCTGCGCTGGAGAGTCGAGCGCGACTACCAGGAACTCAAAGGCGAGGTGGGGCTCGACCACTTCGAGGGGCGAACGTGGCGAGGCTTCCACCACCATGCCACCCTCTGCATGGTGGCCCATGGGTTCCTTGCGCTCCGTCGGGCGCTTTTCCCCCCGGAGGAGAACACGCTGGACGCTGCCCGAAGTGCGCCGCCGCCTTCAGCACCTGCTGCTGCGCCGCATCGGCCATTGCCCGCTCTGCCTGCGCAACATCGGCGCCCGCGCACCTCCTCGAGGGCCGTCACGAATCTGATCAGGTAG
- a CDS encoding helix-turn-helix domain-containing protein: MTGDRSPFAAPLLQGAAGATGAPLLTVRAVAAQLAVSRATVYGLCKRGQLRSIRVSGALRIDPASVGAFISASRDALT; the protein is encoded by the coding sequence GTGACGGGGGATCGCAGCCCGTTTGCTGCACCCTTGCTGCAAGGTGCGGCAGGAGCGACTGGGGCGCCGCTCCTTACAGTGCGCGCCGTAGCCGCCCAGCTCGCCGTTTCGAGGGCCACGGTCTACGGGCTGTGCAAGCGGGGGCAGCTTCGGTCAATCCGGGTATCCGGAGCGCTCCGGATCGACCCCGCGAGCGTTGGGGCGTTCATTTCCGCCAGCAGGGACGCGCTCACGTAG